The genomic interval GGCGCGGATGTCGAGCACCGCGGCCTGGTAGTCGGCGTGCTGGGCGACCGCCTGGACGTGGGTCCGCTGCTTCCAGTACTGCCAGCCGAAGATCAGGACTGCGCCGACGGCAACGCCACCGACCAGGCCCAGACCGTTGTCGCGAAGCCAGGCCTTGACCCGCTCCCCCTGTTCGCGCTCGTCCAGCAGCTCATCAAGTGCCATATGTTCTCTGCGCCCGTCGCCGGCGACGGGTCTTTGCCATTGGAAAACGACAGACCGGCGGCAGCGCTCACGCGCCGTGCCGGTCCTGTGTGCAGCGCGGGTCGCGACTACTCGGCGACGGGCGCAAAACCGCGATCGGAGGATACCTCAAAGCGCGCGACGTTCGACCGGCGAAACTCGGACAGATCCTGAACGACCCCATCGCGCAGCACCTCGACCGCGCCGGCATTGCCCAGCACGATGCGGTGGACATCCGCAGTCGCGAACTCGCGCTGCTGGCCGGCCGGGATCTCGGCCGACTCGATCCGGCGGCCGTCGTGGCCGACGATTTCCACCCAGCTCGGACCGTTGAAGCGCAGCGACAGCCGCCCGGCCTGGGGCTCGGCCGTCGCCACGGGCACGGTCGCACGCTTGGGCAGCGCACCCAGCGAGGCCGTGACCGGGCGCGGGCCGACAGGCTGCGCAGGCGCAGCGTCGTCCCCGAGCACACCGAGCGAGGCGGTGATCTCACCGGAGTCGTCGACATGCTGGCGCGTCGCCACCCAGACCGGCACGACGATCAGCGCGGTGATGACGACATAGACCGCGCGGCCCATGGCCTTGTCCAGCATCCGCTGCATCGGCGGGGTGTAGGTGCGCGGGGTCAGCTCCGGCGGGCGCACCTCGGTGGCCGCCGAAACGGTGTCGGCCAGCGACTCGGGCAGCCCGAGCATGCGCAGATAACTGCGCAACTGCCCGCGCACGAACACCTGTGCCCCGAGGCGCCCCCAGTCTTCGGCCTCGAGGGCCTCGACCACGCGCACCTGCATCCGCAGTCGTGCGGCGACATCGGCAAGACGCAATCCGGCCTGCTCGCGTGTAACGCGCAGGCGCTCTCCGACCCCAGACGTGGTCTCTGGCATGGCCTGGTGCGAAGAACTCATGGTGGACTGGTTTCCCTTGGCTGAAGTTGCGACGCGTCCGGAAATTCGGTCTCGAGGCGCCGCACAAGTCGATCGGCGGCGGCACCGTCGCCGAGCCCCTGTTCGATGCGGGCCGCCAGCTGCAATGCTGCCGCAGTTGCGGGGGCCACGGCAAGCCGTCGTTGCGAAAAAGCCCGCGCATCGAACCACCGGCCCTGGCCGGCGAGGAGCCGGGCCATGGCATCGAGCGCCACCACGCTTTCAGGCTCGAGCTCGAGCGCGGCGCGCAGGTCCCGTTCAGCACGCGCCGCATCGCCGGTATCGAGCGCGCAGGCGCCTGCGTTGGCCAGGGCGCCAGCCCGGTCGCCGTAACGCGGGTCCTGCAACGCGGCATCGAACTGCGCCAGCGATTCGCCGGGCCGCCCGTTGCGGCACAGCCAGGCCCCGTAGTTGTTGAGGGCCGTACCGCGGTTGGGCGCGCGCTCGACCGCGGCGTGGTAGTAGGCTCCGGCCTGCGCCTGGCGGCCCTGGCGCTCGCTGACCAGGGCCAGCAGCGTATTGGCGTCAGCCGCGGTCTGGTCGTTGCGCAGGGCCGCCCGGCCCTGACGCTCAGCGGCCCGATCGTCGCCCTGCTGGTAGGCGCGCACGCCCAGCGCCAGCTGTTCGCGCGCGGCCTCGGCGCGGCGGAACTCGGGGGTCCCGCCAATGTCGTAAGTCGGTCGGTCGATGTTTGGCTTGACGAACCCCGAGCGCGAGCAGGCGGCCAGCGCCATGCCGAGCATCACCAGGACGACGGCCTCAGGCCACCGCATCGGCACCGTCGCCACCCTCGGCGCGCAGCCGCTTGAGGTGTTCGGCCTGGCGCCGTGTGCGGTCGGCGACCTGCCCCTTGAGCTGGCCGCAAGCCGCGTCGATGTCGTCGCCGCGGGTGCGGCGGACCGGCGCAATGCGTCCCGATTCGTTGAGCAGCTTCTGGAACCGCCGGATCGCGGCGTCGTCCGGTCGCTGGTAACGGGTGCCCGGGAACGGGTTGAACGGGATCAGGTTGACCTTCGCCGCGTCCTTCATCTGCAGGCGATTGTCGAAATCGCGCATCAGCCGCACCAGTTCACGCGCATGCTGGGGCTGGTCGTTGACGTCACGCATCAGCGTGTACTCGAACGTCACCGACTCGCCGCGCTTGCGCTGGGCGTAGCGCACGCACGATTCCATCAGTTCGGCGATCGGGTACTTCTTGTTCAGCGGCACCAACTCGCTGCGCAGCGTGTCGTTGGGCGCATGCAGCGAGACCGCCAGCGACACGTCGCTGACTTCGCCGAGTTTGTCGATCATCGGCACCATGCCGGCGGTCGACAGGGTGACGCGCTTGTTGGCCAGGCCATAGCCCAGGTCGTCGCGCATGATGCTCATCGCGCGCACGACGTTGTCGAAATTCATCAGCGGCTCGCCCATGCCCATCATGACCACGTTGGTCAGGCGGCGCTGCTTGTGCGGCACATTGCCCAGGTGGCGGGCCGCGACCCAGACCTGGCCGATGATCTCGGCGGTCGACAGGTTGCGGTTGAAGCCCTGGGTCGCGGTGGAACAGAACTGGCAGTTGAGCGCGCAGCCCACCTGCGAGGACACGCACAGCGTGCCGCGCCCCTTGTCGGGGATGTAGACCGTCTCGATCGCGTTCAGGCCGTCCATCGCCAGCAGCCACTTATGGGTGCCGTCGGTCGAGGGCTTTTCGAACTGGATCTGCGGCACACGGACTTCGGCGTGCGCCTCGAGCTTGGCGCGCAGCCCCTTGCCCAGGTCGGTCATCTCGTTGAAATCGGTGACGTAGCGGTGGTGGATCCACTTCATCACCTGATGGGCACGGAAGCGCTTTTCGCCGAGGATCTCGGCGAAAAAGCGCTCCAGTCCCTCGCGATCGAGGTCGAGCAGGTTCTGCTTGGCGACAGCAACGTCGATGGCAACCCCGGTCACGATGGCATCACTCAGCGCGAGACGACTTCGTCGTTCTTGAAGAAGTACGCGATCTCGGTCTGCGCGTTCTCGACCGAATCCGAGCCGTGGGCGGCGTTGGCGTCGATCGAATCGGCGAAGTCGGCGCGGATCGTGCCCGGCGCGGCGTCCTTCGGGTTGGTGGCACCCAGCAGCTCGCGGTGCAGTGCCACGGCGTTCTCGCCTTCCAGGGCCTGGATCATCACCGGGCCGGAAGTCATGAATTCGACCAGCGCGTTGAAGAACGGACGCTCGCGGTGGATCGCGTAGAAGCCCTCGGCCTCCTCGCGGGTCAGCTGCTTGTACTTGGCGGCCACGATCTTCAGGCCCGCCTTCTCGAAACGGCTGTAGATCTCACCGATGACGTTCTTGGCAACGGCATCGGGCTTGACGATGGACAGGGTGCGCTCGAGCGCCATCTGTGAATTCTCCGGACAATGGGGACGACCATCCCGGCGGGCTGGTCGAAGTTAGCATGGAAAAACCCGCGTCTGGGCGCGGGTTTAGCCGATACGGCTGCAGTGATTCTACTGCATTGCGGGCCAGGCCGCAGCGCGCCTGTCCGATGCGCAATCCAAGACGCGGTCATTGACGCGTCGGGCCGGCGCGCTCTAGCATCAAACAAGCGTTTGATTCAGCGGAGAGCGAATGAGCGGTACGCGGCAGTTTTCCACCAAGGACAAGATCCTGGGCGCAGCCGAGGAGCTGTTTGCGGCCAATGGATTTGCCGGCACGTCGCTGCGGCAGGTCACCAGCCGCGCCGACGTCAACATCGCCGCGGTCAACTACCACTTCGGCAGCAAGGAGAACCTCGTCAACGAGGTCTTCCGCCGGCGCATGGACCAGATGAGCGCGCAGCGCCTGGCCCAACTGCGCCGGGCGCTGGCCGAGCAGCCTGGGCAGATCGAGCCGATCATCGCCGCCTTCGTCGATCCGGCGCTGGATATGGCGATCGGCCGCAATGGCAGCGGCGGGTTCGTGCGGGTGATCGCACGCGCCTATGTCGAGAAGAACGACGCGTTGCGCAAGTTCCTGTCCGAGCAGTACGGCCACGTGCCGCGGGAATTCGCCTCGGCCCTGGCCGCCTGCTTGCCGGGACTGGGCAAGGCCGAGCTGTACGGCCGGCTGGATTTCCTGGCCGGTGCGCTGACCTATGCGATGGCCGATTTCGGCCTGATCAAGCGGCCGCACGGCACCACCGAAGCCGAACACCGCACCCGGATCGCCGGCGAACTGATCCGCTTCTCCGCCGCCGGCTTCCGCGCCTGACCCCACGCCGGGCTCGACCCGGCCCTTATCGATCAAAGGGATGGAGCAAATGTCCGAGAAACTGCTTGTACGTCGCGCCGCGGTCCTGGGCGCCGGAGTCATGGGAGCGCAGATCGCCGCCCACCTGACCAACGCTGGCATCGACACGGTGCTGTTCGACCTGCCGGCCAAGGACGGCGACCCGGACGGCATCGTCCGCAAGGCGCTGGCCAATCTGGGCAAGCTCAGCCCTGCCCCGCTGGCCTCGCGCGCGCTGGCCGAGGCGATCGTGCCGGCGAACTACGAAACCGGCCTGGCGCTGCTGGAAAGCTGCGACCTGATCATCGAGGCAATCGCCGAGCGGATGGACTGGAAGCAGGATCTGTACCGCAAGATCGCTCCGCATGTGCCGGCGCATACGGTGCTCGCCAGCAATACATCTGGATTGGGAATCAACAAGTTGGCGGAAGTTCTTCCAGAAGAACTTCGCCATCGTTTCTGCGGTGTCCACTTCTTCAACCCGCCGCGCTACATGCATCTGGCCGAGTTGATCCCGGCCAAAACCACCGACAAGGCGGTGCTCGAGGGGCTGGAAACCTTCCTGACCACCCAGCTCGGCAAGGGCGTGGTCTACGCCAAGGACACGCCGAACTTCATCGGCAACCGGATCGGCGTGTTCTCGATCCTGTCGACGATTCACCACACCCAGGAATCCGGCCTCGGCTTCGACGAGGTCGACGCGCTGACCGGTCCCCTGCTCGGCCGGCCGAAGTCGGCGACCTACCGCACCTCGGACGTGGTCGGGCTCGACACCATGGCCCACGTCATCAAGACGATGGCCGACACCTTGCCCGACGACCCGTGGCACGACTACTTCGCCACGCCCAAGTGGCTGTCGGCGTTGATCGACAAAGGCGCGCTCGGCCAGAAGACCGGGGCCGGCATCTTCCGCAAGGCCGGCAAGGACATCACCGTCCTCGACCTGGCGGCGCAGGACTACCGCCCGGCCGACCGCAAGGCCGCTGACGAGGTCGTGGAGATCCTCAAGACCCGAGACCCG from Luteimonas sp. S4-F44 carries:
- the rlmN gene encoding 23S rRNA (adenine(2503)-C(2))-methyltransferase RlmN; the encoded protein is MSDAIVTGVAIDVAVAKQNLLDLDREGLERFFAEILGEKRFRAHQVMKWIHHRYVTDFNEMTDLGKGLRAKLEAHAEVRVPQIQFEKPSTDGTHKWLLAMDGLNAIETVYIPDKGRGTLCVSSQVGCALNCQFCSTATQGFNRNLSTAEIIGQVWVAARHLGNVPHKQRRLTNVVMMGMGEPLMNFDNVVRAMSIMRDDLGYGLANKRVTLSTAGMVPMIDKLGEVSDVSLAVSLHAPNDTLRSELVPLNKKYPIAELMESCVRYAQRKRGESVTFEYTLMRDVNDQPQHARELVRLMRDFDNRLQMKDAAKVNLIPFNPFPGTRYQRPDDAAIRRFQKLLNESGRIAPVRRTRGDDIDAACGQLKGQVADRTRRQAEHLKRLRAEGGDGADAVA
- a CDS encoding RodZ domain-containing protein, with the protein product MSSSHQAMPETTSGVGERLRVTREQAGLRLADVAARLRMQVRVVEALEAEDWGRLGAQVFVRGQLRSYLRMLGLPESLADTVSAATEVRPPELTPRTYTPPMQRMLDKAMGRAVYVVITALIVVPVWVATRQHVDDSGEITASLGVLGDDAAPAQPVGPRPVTASLGALPKRATVPVATAEPQAGRLSLRFNGPSWVEIVGHDGRRIESAEIPAGQQREFATADVHRIVLGNAGAVEVLRDGVVQDLSEFRRSNVARFEVSSDRGFAPVAE
- the pilW gene encoding type IV pilus biogenesis/stability protein PilW gives rise to the protein MALAACSRSGFVKPNIDRPTYDIGGTPEFRRAEAAREQLALGVRAYQQGDDRAAERQGRAALRNDQTAADANTLLALVSERQGRQAQAGAYYHAAVERAPNRGTALNNYGAWLCRNGRPGESLAQFDAALQDPRYGDRAGALANAGACALDTGDAARAERDLRAALELEPESVVALDAMARLLAGQGRWFDARAFSQRRLAVAPATAAALQLAARIEQGLGDGAAADRLVRRLETEFPDASQLQPRETSPP
- a CDS encoding TetR/AcrR family transcriptional regulator, which translates into the protein MSGTRQFSTKDKILGAAEELFAANGFAGTSLRQVTSRADVNIAAVNYHFGSKENLVNEVFRRRMDQMSAQRLAQLRRALAEQPGQIEPIIAAFVDPALDMAIGRNGSGGFVRVIARAYVEKNDALRKFLSEQYGHVPREFASALAACLPGLGKAELYGRLDFLAGALTYAMADFGLIKRPHGTTEAEHRTRIAGELIRFSAAGFRA
- the ndk gene encoding nucleoside-diphosphate kinase yields the protein MALERTLSIVKPDAVAKNVIGEIYSRFEKAGLKIVAAKYKQLTREEAEGFYAIHRERPFFNALVEFMTSGPVMIQALEGENAVALHRELLGATNPKDAAPGTIRADFADSIDANAAHGSDSVENAQTEIAYFFKNDEVVSR